The Silene latifolia isolate original U9 population chromosome X, ASM4854445v1, whole genome shotgun sequence genome contains the following window.
ccgtataatttaGTACGGAGTATTAATTAAGCACATACAAATATATTGGTCAATATGTAGCTAAAGGTcgtttaaataaaaaaaaaaaaaaaaaaactttttgaacTTGAATCTTGCTAAAAATAATTTGAAGCCACTGGTACGATACGAGCCAGGCAATGCCCGGACTTGAACACTagttctcattatagacgggagatatTTGTCTATAATTATAGACGagccaaatatccacccacttttagcataagacaagcaacaaaTTGTATTGTGGGTCCCAAAAATATCatcactttaagcatatttgacccgtctttcactttagacggataaATCCGTATATAGTGAGactaaaaaaaaaagtgaattaCTCGGTTACTCCCTCCAATCCGCTATTTTGTTCTCCTTTGATGTGGACACAAAGATTAAGGATGAGAGTATTATATATTGATAAAGGACATATGTGAGGTTGAGTGATAGGAgggatgaatgaataattaggagttaaataatgaattgtggGTCACAAACATTAAAGTAAGAAAGTAGTAAGAAATAAAGGTGTTGTTTGGCCTAGTTTATGTGAAATAACTTTTACTTTTTAGAATGAGTTTTTTCATAAACTACTTTTTGAAAAAGTTGTggttgtttggcctaacttttgtaaaagtagtttcttaacaaattgatgtgtttggcctactactgttttttagttttttttccataatcctaagagtttttgggagaagtagaagtagaagcatcaaattggtgcttctgtttctagtagctttttattaacttctgacttttcaaaagtagttttttatctccctaaattatagtgtttGACCCAACTTCTAGTTTTACAATTAGAAAAACACTTAGAAAGCTTGGCCAAACACCcccaaaataagagtaaaagagttgggtgtggtttggtgataggagagagggataaataaaataagaataaaagtttaCCAAAAATAAAAAGGGGAAAAAACCCGAATAATCTATTTTAGGAAATAGTGAAGAATATAGAGAATTGGAGGGTGTATATTTGATGGATTATATGAGGCCGGTGGTAGGTTGTATGCTTGGGTTCTCCCTCTGGCCTCTGGTGTAGGGAGTATTATTTAGTGCGGCTGTATCATTCAGCTCAATATGGCGCCATCTGAGTGGTATGTTATTTCCATAATTGAAATGATTGCTCAATATGTTAGGGttgtatattattattaatcttcATTTAATCTAGgatttgctgctgctgctgctgctgctgctgctgcctgTCTTTGATCATAGTTGATTCCTAGTTACTATCTGCTTCATGGCAGCCGATGATGGCGGTTTGCCAACCTTGGCCCGTGTAAAGCTTGTCGATCTTCTTGTTAAAGAAGGTCTTCCTTCTGATTCTTACAAACTATCCGTATCTACTCTCTGCCACTCCCTATCTCAATACTCCGCTGCCATTCTTCAATTTCCTGATGGTGACGGAGCTCTTTTACGATCCGCTCTCGATTCCGCCCGTCTTTATTTTCACCATAGGCCCGATCAACATCTCATTCATGCCAATCATGACTCACAAGAATGGTGTAGAACTTCTGGTTATCATTCAGATCCTCAATTATGCCAAGAAACTTATGATTATCGTCCCGGGTTAACCCCAACAGACCCGGCTACTGGAATTCACTTGTCTCCTGCTGCCCTTGTTGATATTTTTCCATTGTTTGGAAAAGCATCCAGAGATATTTTAGATGCTATTAGCTTCAACTGGAGCTTACGTAGCTCTCCTTTCACCGACATTCTTGATAATGTACCCCTAAGACCTACTGAAATTTCCTCTTCAGTTTTATCAGTTTGCTGTCATGGAGCTCAACATCATAACTTGACAACCCAAGAGGATATCTTTTCTCACCAACAACACCCTTCAGATAAAAGCTTAATATCGATTGTTAAGTCGGATAAACCAGGATTGCATATAAGAGACTTCCAAGGTCACTGGATTCTGGTCGATGGAGATCTTGGCCCCCAAGAAGCAGTTATATATCCCGGGCTCGCATTGTACCAGGCAACTGCGGGCCGCATTAACCCTGCCCTTCATCGAATTGAAATAACCAATCCTCACAGTAACTTGTATGGGCGATGCTCTCTTACGTTCAAGCTCATGCCCAAATCTATGACTACTCTCAACTCTTCAGAGATGAGAGCTGCTGGTCATGGAGTTGATGCACAGTTCCAGCTTCCAGTACCAGTGGATGACTTTATGCAAAGACCGCATCCTGCC
Protein-coding sequences here:
- the LOC141623797 gene encoding uncharacterized protein LOC141623797 encodes the protein MAADDGGLPTLARVKLVDLLVKEGLPSDSYKLSVSTLCHSLSQYSAAILQFPDGDGALLRSALDSARLYFHHRPDQHLIHANHDSQEWCRTSGYHSDPQLCQETYDYRPGLTPTDPATGIHLSPAALVDIFPLFGKASRDILDAISFNWSLRSSPFTDILDNVPLRPTEISSSVLSVCCHGAQHHNLTTQEDIFSHQQHPSDKSLISIVKSDKPGLHIRDFQGHWILVDGDLGPQEAVIYPGLALYQATAGRINPALHRIEITNPHSNLYGRCSLTFKLMPKSMTTLNSSEMRAAGHGVDAQFQLPVPVDDFMQRPHPASSLLNQQGLPSFNFPTPQDGSMKSSFRKRKNSSKCKPLPPSKRLRLEAQRVLKERVQDIADKKGIKLRFCSLKECENHIHLLDSPCANIRMEIGWPPGVPFVHPHDLPNKAKIGFLEAYEPGWTITHDMELSLIDAGQSAQHSGH